The following coding sequences are from one Paenibacillus tundrae window:
- a CDS encoding glycosyl hydrolase family 88, with product MLVDDKTNVWVERVVQKITDKMDWVSDKSQQKIPYTTLDGVHDDRATQNPSGDDADGINWWTNGFWGGMLWQMYHVTGQEKYKNYANLAEDKLDTSFEKFYGLHHDVGFMWLPTSVANYQLTQNPASRKRALHAANLLAGRFNPVGEFIRAWNDMPEGDTRGWAIIDCMFNIPLLYWASKETGDPRFKQIAERHADTVMKTFVRPDGSVHHIVEFDPFLGGVVQTHGGQGYENGSSWTRGQAWGLYGFMMSYHHTRKEEYLHTAKRIAHYFIANIPESGIIPVDFRQPKEPIYEDSTAAAIAACGLIEIAKAVGEYEKKLYLDAALKLLITLDEQRTNWGKECDCIVQNGSAAYHSVNHHQSIIYGDYYFIEAIFKLKGNDLYFW from the coding sequence ATGCTAGTAGATGATAAAACTAATGTTTGGGTAGAGCGGGTCGTTCAGAAAATAACGGACAAGATGGATTGGGTCAGCGATAAATCGCAGCAAAAAATCCCTTATACGACCTTGGATGGCGTTCACGACGACCGAGCAACCCAGAACCCAAGCGGCGATGATGCGGATGGTATCAACTGGTGGACTAATGGCTTTTGGGGCGGTATGCTCTGGCAGATGTACCATGTTACGGGGCAAGAGAAATATAAGAACTATGCTAATCTGGCCGAGGATAAGCTGGATACGAGCTTTGAAAAATTCTACGGGCTGCATCATGATGTCGGATTCATGTGGCTGCCAACGAGCGTGGCGAATTACCAGTTAACACAAAATCCCGCCTCTCGCAAAAGGGCGCTGCATGCTGCCAATCTTCTCGCTGGTCGCTTTAATCCCGTTGGAGAGTTCATTCGTGCCTGGAATGATATGCCAGAAGGAGACACGCGCGGCTGGGCGATCATTGACTGCATGTTTAACATCCCATTGTTATATTGGGCTTCGAAGGAGACGGGTGATCCCCGCTTCAAGCAAATTGCAGAACGGCATGCGGATACCGTCATGAAAACATTCGTGAGACCGGATGGCTCGGTCCATCACATTGTTGAATTTGATCCCTTCCTCGGTGGTGTAGTTCAGACTCACGGGGGACAAGGATATGAGAATGGCTCTTCTTGGACACGAGGTCAAGCGTGGGGATTGTATGGCTTCATGATGAGTTATCATCACACGAGAAAGGAAGAGTATTTGCATACGGCGAAGCGGATTGCGCACTATTTCATTGCCAATATTCCGGAGAGCGGCATCATTCCGGTCGATTTCAGGCAGCCGAAGGAACCAATATATGAGGACTCTACGGCAGCGGCTATAGCAGCCTGCGGACTGATCGAGATTGCCAAGGCGGTGGGCGAATATGAAAAAAAACTGTATTTGGATGCAGCCCTGAAATTGTTGATCACGCTGGATGAACAGCGCACGAACTGGGGGAAAGAATGCGACTGCATCGTGCAAAACGGCTCTGCTGCTTACCATAGCGTTAACCACCATCAGTCTATCATCTATGGTGATTATTATTTCATTGAAGCGATCTTCAAGCTTAAGGGTAACGATCTATATTTTTGGTAA
- a CDS encoding glycoside hydrolase family 43 protein has product MEIQQRTSHDIQPLIEQRADPFIYRHSDGYYYFVASVPEYDRIEIRRAQNLEGLVTSTPVVIWRKRETGILSANIWAPELHFIDDKWYVYFAAAHTTETNEGLFDHRMYVLENENANPLEGSWTERGQVRTAWESFALDATTFEHNGSRYYVWAQKDPNIEGNSNLYISKMSNPWTLTGPQTMISKPEYDWEIIGYKVNEGAAFLRKGNRVFLSYSASATDFNYCMGLLEADADADLLDATSWRKSQAPVLSTDESISMYGPGHNSFTMSEDDEKMLFVFHARTYKNIIGDPLYDPNRHTFVTELLWTADGKPDFRGSVAALARSLQ; this is encoded by the coding sequence ATGGAAATCCAACAACGAACGTCTCACGACATTCAACCCTTAATTGAGCAGAGAGCTGATCCTTTTATTTACCGACATTCGGACGGTTATTATTACTTCGTAGCATCTGTTCCGGAGTATGATCGGATTGAAATCCGTAGAGCCCAGAACCTTGAGGGGCTTGTTACATCAACGCCTGTAGTGATCTGGAGAAAGCGCGAGACGGGTATCCTTAGTGCTAACATTTGGGCACCCGAACTACATTTTATTGATGACAAATGGTACGTGTATTTCGCTGCCGCACACACGACGGAAACGAATGAAGGCTTGTTCGACCATCGGATGTACGTGCTAGAGAATGAAAATGCCAATCCGCTTGAAGGCAGTTGGACGGAAAGAGGGCAGGTTCGTACCGCGTGGGAAAGCTTCGCCCTTGATGCCACTACCTTTGAGCATAATGGCAGCCGTTATTACGTATGGGCACAAAAGGATCCGAATATTGAAGGTAACTCTAATCTGTATATATCTAAAATGAGCAATCCGTGGACGCTGACTGGACCGCAGACGATGATTTCGAAGCCGGAATATGACTGGGAGATCATTGGTTATAAAGTGAACGAAGGCGCGGCATTTCTTCGCAAGGGTAATCGGGTATTTCTCTCTTATTCGGCTAGCGCCACTGATTTCAATTACTGCATGGGCTTACTTGAAGCCGATGCGGATGCTGATTTGCTTGATGCCACCTCATGGCGCAAGTCGCAAGCACCGGTTCTCTCGACAGATGAGAGCATCTCAATGTATGGACCGGGTCATAATTCGTTCACGATGTCAGAGGACGACGAAAAGATGCTATTTGTGTTTCACGCAAGAACGTACAAGAACATTATAGGAGATCCGCTGTACGATCCGAATCGTCATACATTTGTGACCGAGCTTTTGTGGACGGCAGACGGCAAACCCGATTTCCGCGGCTCTGTTGCAGCACTTGCACGTTCTTTACAGTGA
- a CDS encoding PhzF family phenazine biosynthesis protein, translating into MKVEVYTLNAFAKGEHGGNPAGVVLENDLSLEASDMQLIAKEVGYSETAFIEKSTLANYKIRYFTPASEVDLCGHATIGAFGLMHSLGLAKAASSYTIETKAGILDVDISSEGFVYLSHALPQFSEKISCEEIAPSLGIAPEALETELPIEIVSTGLRDILIPIRSRNLLNEIQPKFDAITAICEKYDVVGYHLFTMDTPDNATAECRNFAPLYDIPEESATGTSNGALLCYLYQHGELSMKEVEHVMFRQGYSMNCPSEIKVGLNLSESGDIKQVRVGGAVAGIERRHIMI; encoded by the coding sequence ATGAAAGTGGAAGTGTATACGTTAAACGCGTTTGCAAAAGGGGAGCATGGTGGTAATCCCGCAGGAGTTGTCTTGGAGAATGACCTTTCGCTAGAAGCGTCTGATATGCAGCTCATAGCGAAGGAGGTAGGCTATTCGGAGACGGCCTTTATAGAGAAATCCACATTAGCCAATTACAAAATTCGCTATTTCACTCCCGCAAGCGAAGTTGATCTGTGCGGGCACGCCACGATTGGTGCATTTGGACTAATGCATTCGCTGGGTTTGGCTAAAGCAGCAAGCTCTTATACGATTGAAACAAAGGCAGGGATTTTGGATGTGGATATTAGCTCGGAGGGTTTTGTTTATTTATCACATGCTTTACCACAATTTTCTGAAAAGATATCCTGTGAGGAAATCGCCCCATCCTTGGGGATAGCTCCTGAAGCCCTAGAAACCGAGTTGCCTATCGAGATTGTTTCGACGGGTCTACGTGATATTTTGATCCCGATCCGCAGTAGGAATCTATTGAATGAGATTCAGCCAAAATTTGACGCCATAACTGCCATTTGCGAAAAATACGATGTAGTAGGATATCATCTGTTCACGATGGATACTCCAGACAATGCTACTGCGGAATGTCGAAACTTTGCTCCGCTGTACGATATTCCCGAGGAAAGTGCGACAGGAACATCCAACGGTGCACTACTCTGCTATTTGTACCAACATGGCGAGCTATCTATGAAAGAAGTGGAACATGTCATGTTCAGGCAAGGGTATTCGATGAATTGTCCTTCTGAAATCAAGGTAGGATTGAACCTGAGCGAGAGCGGTGACATCAAACAAGTTCGGGTTGGCGGTGCAGTGGCTGGGATTGAACGAAGACATATCATGATATAA
- a CDS encoding DinB family protein, whose translation MSNFVADQLKFVRRQAVDYVRNINDSASEIIPTGLKNNIKWNLGHMYVIHEKFAFQLTGEETKYPANFNTLFDPGTKPSNWNIEPPSLSQVIDLLTEQMERVESILSSKMKEEINPHYKSSTGLIFTNVEQLLGFLIYHEAMHFATIKNMKSIIESQDS comes from the coding sequence ATGAGCAATTTTGTCGCAGATCAATTGAAATTTGTTCGCCGTCAGGCAGTTGATTATGTGAGGAATATAAATGACTCTGCCTCGGAAATAATTCCAACAGGTTTGAAAAACAATATAAAATGGAATCTAGGCCACATGTATGTTATACATGAGAAGTTCGCTTTCCAACTTACTGGGGAAGAAACCAAATATCCTGCTAATTTTAATACCTTGTTTGATCCAGGAACTAAACCGTCTAACTGGAATATAGAGCCTCCCTCCTTGTCTCAAGTAATTGACTTGTTAACGGAACAGATGGAAAGGGTTGAATCGATACTTTCAAGCAAAATGAAAGAAGAAATCAACCCTCATTACAAGTCTTCTACTGGACTTATCTTTACAAATGTAGAACAATTATTGGGTTTTCTGATTTATCATGAAGCAATGCACTTCGCAACGATTAAAAATATGAAGAGCATAATTGAAAGTCAGGATTCGTAG
- a CDS encoding sporulation protein YjcZ produces the protein MSKVGYDYNNVGGIGHGMCTSTAAILVLFILLVIITKSFWC, from the coding sequence ATGAGTAAAGTTGGATACGATTATAACAATGTCGGTGGAATTGGTCACGGTATGTGTACCTCTACAGCGGCAATTCTTGTACTCTTTATTCTGCTTGTTATCATCACAAAATCGTTCTGGTGTTAG
- a CDS encoding ABC transporter substrate-binding protein: protein MKKRSALISIVTLLIMSLFFTACGNASDSNTETQQLGANAGENATELSFWTFVDLHGKHLDKMLGLWNETNPDKQIKLNVTVMPYDDMHNKLLLAVTSGKGAPDIADIELGQFPKFLEGDNVPLESLNDVFAPYKDVVVPSRVEIYSKADQVYGFDYHVGATLAFYNTEILERAGVDYKTIKTWEDYKQAGIQVYEKTGKYLGTADTSATWQASLLLAQQNADFTDENGNPKVNSPEMIKAYEMLVDLQKNNVIHTIPGGQPDTEEAKGEYNKGNYASALMPEWYMSRFVNEMKDLNGKYAIAPLPVFEEGNPRSVGLGGTGTVVTKSGKDVQLAKEFVAFAKLSKEATTEIWNTLGFDPINMEVWKDDAVTKNPDNEYVQYFKTNAFDTLNEIKDEIRAIKSVKASPTIGNILNTVTLNAIFEDGQDVKEALDEAQAAIEQELK, encoded by the coding sequence ATGAAAAAACGCAGTGCTTTAATCTCCATCGTTACACTCCTTATTATGTCACTTTTTTTTACTGCATGTGGTAATGCTTCCGATTCAAATACTGAAACACAGCAATTAGGCGCTAATGCCGGTGAGAATGCAACAGAATTATCATTTTGGACATTCGTAGATTTGCACGGCAAGCATTTGGATAAAATGCTGGGTTTATGGAACGAAACGAACCCAGACAAACAGATTAAGTTGAATGTAACGGTTATGCCTTACGATGATATGCACAACAAGCTCTTATTGGCAGTTACAAGCGGAAAAGGTGCTCCTGATATCGCGGATATCGAGCTTGGTCAATTCCCTAAATTCTTGGAAGGTGACAACGTTCCCCTGGAGTCTTTGAATGATGTATTTGCACCATACAAAGACGTTGTTGTTCCTTCACGTGTCGAGATTTATTCCAAAGCCGATCAGGTTTATGGATTCGATTATCACGTAGGTGCGACGCTTGCTTTCTACAATACTGAAATTCTCGAGCGAGCAGGTGTTGACTACAAGACAATCAAAACATGGGAAGATTACAAACAAGCGGGTATCCAGGTTTATGAAAAGACTGGCAAGTACTTAGGTACTGCTGATACATCAGCTACATGGCAAGCATCGCTGCTACTAGCTCAGCAAAACGCTGATTTTACAGATGAAAATGGTAATCCAAAAGTGAACTCGCCTGAAATGATTAAAGCGTATGAAATGTTAGTCGATCTGCAGAAGAACAATGTTATTCATACGATCCCTGGCGGACAACCCGATACAGAAGAAGCAAAAGGCGAATACAACAAAGGCAACTACGCAAGTGCCTTGATGCCTGAGTGGTACATGTCCCGCTTTGTAAACGAAATGAAGGACCTTAATGGTAAGTATGCAATTGCTCCATTGCCAGTATTTGAAGAAGGTAATCCTCGTTCCGTTGGCTTAGGCGGTACGGGCACAGTTGTTACTAAGAGTGGTAAAGACGTTCAATTGGCCAAAGAATTTGTTGCCTTTGCTAAGCTTTCGAAAGAAGCGACTACTGAAATCTGGAACACACTTGGATTTGACCCAATCAATATGGAAGTATGGAAAGATGATGCAGTAACGAAAAACCCTGATAATGAATACGTCCAATACTTTAAAACAAATGCATTTGATACTTTGAATGAAATCAAAGACGAAATTAGAGCGATCAAATCCGTTAAAGCTTCACCGACGATCGGCAATATCCTCAATACGGTTACTTTGAATGCTATCTTTGAAGATGGCCAAGACGTGAAAGAAGCGCTGGATGAAGCACAAGCAGCAATTGAACAAGAATTGAAATAA
- a CDS encoding GntR family transcriptional regulator translates to MKKLALYKQIRENIMQKIKSGQLRPTDRIPSEQELMDEFRVSKITVKNALTLLADEGLIIRIQGKGSFVSSSLVVSNINFSPPQTSASSMPLIGFIIPTMRTRVIQKLVDYTEHFLQEAGLSMVLSITRESSSIESNVIHTLTELGVKGLIVFPTEDEKYNESLLRLSLDKFPCVFIDRYLRNIETYTITSDNYGGAYKAVSHLLSKSHQQIALISPENANTAVEDRTLGFEQAYTDQGISIDKSLWCHIPLDILRSEQALDYVSNFLQNHSGISAAFSLTEETARLTSAAISRLNVHSNLDLLSFDNPHLSGVPYVQQDEQEMARTAVKLLREQMEDIYSPKNVIIPVQLIFP, encoded by the coding sequence TTGAAAAAGCTGGCGCTCTACAAACAAATTCGAGAAAATATTATGCAAAAAATTAAATCAGGGCAGCTTCGCCCAACGGATCGCATCCCTTCTGAGCAAGAACTAATGGACGAATTCAGAGTAAGTAAAATAACCGTCAAGAACGCCCTAACCCTACTAGCTGACGAAGGATTAATTATACGCATACAAGGCAAAGGCTCATTCGTCTCTTCTAGTCTTGTTGTTTCTAACATCAATTTCTCTCCACCCCAAACCAGCGCGTCCTCCATGCCGCTCATCGGCTTCATCATTCCTACGATGAGAACCCGTGTCATTCAGAAGCTCGTTGACTACACAGAACATTTCCTACAAGAAGCCGGTCTCAGCATGGTACTAAGCATCACGCGCGAGTCCTCCTCTATCGAATCAAACGTCATTCATACACTAACGGAGCTCGGTGTGAAGGGGTTGATCGTTTTTCCGACAGAAGATGAGAAGTACAACGAATCATTACTGCGTCTGTCGCTCGATAAATTCCCGTGTGTGTTCATCGACCGCTATCTGCGCAACATTGAGACGTACACCATCACATCCGACAATTACGGCGGTGCGTATAAAGCTGTATCCCATTTGTTATCCAAGAGTCATCAGCAGATTGCGCTCATCTCACCTGAAAATGCCAATACAGCCGTCGAGGATCGCACGCTCGGCTTCGAGCAGGCGTACACAGATCAAGGCATCTCGATTGACAAAAGCTTGTGGTGTCACATTCCTCTCGACATTCTACGCAGCGAGCAAGCATTGGACTATGTAAGCAACTTTTTGCAGAACCACAGTGGAATTTCGGCAGCCTTCTCCTTGACCGAAGAAACAGCACGCCTTACATCGGCCGCGATCAGTCGTCTAAACGTTCACTCAAATCTCGATTTGTTGTCTTTTGATAATCCACATCTTTCAGGCGTACCTTATGTACAGCAAGATGAACAAGAAATGGCACGAACAGCGGTAAAGCTGTTACGTGAACAGATGGAAGATATTTATTCTCCTAAGAACGTCATTATTCCCGTGCAACTCATCTTCCCTTGA
- a CDS encoding glycoside hydrolase family 43 protein: MIQNPILRGFNPDASIIRSGDDYYIATSTFEWFPGVLIHHSRDLVHWRPAARPLDRLSLLDLKGIPSSGGIWAPSLSYNEGLYYLCYTNVVGRRGVYKDLHNYVITAPAIEGPWSEPVYLNSSGFDHFLFHDTDGRKWLFNMQWDFRKNHNRFAGIIMQEFNQGKGKLIGPVNLVTQGTSLGVTEGPMIYQRNGYYYLLVAEGGTGINHAATLLRSRTIDGPYEIDPEYPLLTSVGTPDHPLQKAGHGSLVETQHGEWYMAHICSRPLPDGSRLSPLGRETSLQKVVWTDDGWLRLAGGGRSPKVEVESPELPPHPFPVEPEREHFDGKRLSIHWNSLRIPMDETWMSLSERPGHLRLYGQESLYSWNRQSLIARRLQSLDCEISTCVEFEPETFTQMAGLVLFYDESDHFYLRISHDEHLGKHLAVIFSQQGVYDESEDIVSIEGWESCYLKAVIHQEKIQFYYSSDGEKWKLIGPELYSGVLADEYMDKLSFTGAFAGICVQDLKGTKRYADFDYFDYKYDRNA; the protein is encoded by the coding sequence ATGATTCAAAACCCGATTCTACGAGGCTTTAACCCGGATGCATCGATCATTCGCTCAGGTGATGACTATTATATTGCAACCTCCACTTTCGAATGGTTTCCCGGCGTCCTGATTCATCATTCACGCGACCTAGTACATTGGCGCCCAGCAGCCAGACCACTTGACCGTCTAAGTTTGCTTGATCTCAAGGGCATTCCGAGCTCGGGAGGGATATGGGCTCCTTCCTTAAGTTATAACGAGGGCTTGTATTACCTATGCTACACCAACGTGGTTGGGAGACGAGGCGTGTACAAGGATCTGCACAACTATGTCATCACCGCGCCAGCCATTGAAGGGCCTTGGTCTGAACCGGTGTATTTGAATTCCAGTGGCTTTGATCATTTTCTCTTCCATGATACGGATGGTCGAAAATGGCTGTTCAACATGCAATGGGATTTCCGCAAAAACCACAATCGGTTTGCCGGGATCATCATGCAGGAATTCAACCAGGGGAAAGGCAAGCTGATCGGTCCGGTCAATCTTGTAACACAGGGAACATCTCTTGGCGTAACGGAAGGTCCGATGATATATCAACGAAACGGTTATTATTACCTCCTCGTAGCAGAGGGAGGAACAGGGATCAATCACGCAGCAACCTTGCTGCGTTCCCGAACGATCGACGGGCCTTATGAGATAGATCCAGAATATCCTTTATTGACTTCGGTTGGAACGCCCGATCATCCGCTTCAAAAGGCTGGACATGGCAGCCTAGTTGAAACGCAGCATGGCGAATGGTATATGGCTCATATTTGTAGCCGTCCGCTTCCAGATGGAAGCCGCCTCAGTCCATTGGGACGTGAAACCTCGTTGCAAAAAGTGGTGTGGACAGACGACGGCTGGCTTCGCTTAGCGGGTGGAGGAAGAAGTCCGAAGGTGGAGGTGGAGAGTCCAGAACTACCACCACATCCGTTTCCAGTGGAACCAGAGAGAGAGCATTTTGATGGAAAGAGGCTTAGTATCCACTGGAATTCCCTGCGAATCCCCATGGATGAGACATGGATGTCACTCTCAGAACGGCCGGGACATCTCCGACTGTATGGGCAGGAATCGCTATACTCCTGGAATCGACAGAGCCTCATAGCCAGACGGCTGCAAAGTTTGGATTGCGAGATATCGACTTGCGTTGAATTCGAGCCTGAAACTTTTACCCAGATGGCAGGTCTGGTGTTATTTTACGATGAGTCGGATCATTTTTATTTGCGGATATCACATGATGAGCATCTTGGTAAACACCTGGCTGTCATATTCAGCCAACAAGGCGTATATGACGAGTCTGAAGATATCGTCAGCATCGAAGGTTGGGAGAGCTGCTACCTTAAAGCAGTCATACACCAGGAAAAGATACAATTTTATTACTCGTCGGATGGTGAGAAGTGGAAGCTGATTGGGCCTGAATTGTACAGTGGTGTACTGGCAGATGAGTATATGGACAAATTGTCTTTCACGGGAGCATTTGCAGGGATATGTGTGCAGGATTTAAAAGGAACGAAACGATATGCGGATTTCGACTATTTTGATTATAAATACGATCGGAACGCTTAG
- a CDS encoding carbohydrate ABC transporter permease, protein MIKKFVYSQKVAPYVFVLPFILIFLIFWFFPLVNSFVMSFQDRMLGQDPKWIGEANYSKLLTDKVFLTAIKNSVVYMLGTLVLLIPLPMLFAVMINSKLMMGREFFKSSFFLPALTSVAVAGTIFRLTFGEMEGSLMNSFLGLFGIEPIKFLKDGNWSMAALLILACWRWTGVNMLYYLSGLKSIDNEYYEAASIDGASAWQKFRTITMPLLKPTTVYVTTISVYAGLAMFTESLMMFNGNNSPKNIGLTIVGYLYRQGIEQNKLGYAAAVGIVLLVIAMVINLTQLKFSGMFKKEED, encoded by the coding sequence ATGATAAAGAAATTTGTATACTCTCAAAAAGTGGCACCTTATGTTTTCGTATTGCCATTTATACTTATATTTTTGATATTCTGGTTTTTTCCACTTGTAAATTCATTCGTCATGAGCTTTCAAGATCGGATGTTAGGACAGGATCCTAAATGGATTGGTGAAGCGAATTATTCGAAATTACTTACGGATAAAGTGTTTTTGACGGCTATTAAAAATAGCGTTGTGTACATGTTAGGTACCTTAGTGCTGTTAATTCCTCTTCCAATGTTATTTGCTGTGATGATCAACAGTAAGTTAATGATGGGTAGAGAGTTTTTTAAATCTTCGTTCTTTCTCCCTGCATTAACATCTGTCGCAGTCGCGGGTACCATTTTCCGCCTTACATTCGGTGAAATGGAAGGTTCATTAATGAACAGTTTCCTTGGTCTATTTGGTATAGAGCCTATTAAATTTTTGAAAGACGGAAATTGGAGTATGGCAGCACTGTTAATCCTCGCATGTTGGAGATGGACAGGCGTGAATATGCTTTACTATCTATCCGGTTTGAAAAGCATTGATAATGAATATTATGAGGCTGCTTCTATTGACGGGGCGTCTGCTTGGCAGAAGTTTAGAACGATCACAATGCCATTATTGAAGCCGACCACGGTATATGTTACGACAATTAGTGTTTATGCAGGTTTAGCCATGTTTACCGAGAGTCTGATGATGTTCAACGGTAACAATTCACCCAAAAATATTGGTTTAACCATTGTTGGATACCTGTATAGACAAGGGATTGAGCAGAATAAGCTGGGTTATGCAGCTGCAGTTGGTATCGTCCTGTTAGTCATTGCTATGGTTATTAATCTAACACAGTTGAAATTTAGTGGAATGTTCAAAAAGGAGGAGGATTAA
- a CDS encoding GNAT family N-acetyltransferase yields the protein MIIREIKKEDNAKIKEIIQDSLKKLGLAIPGTAYFDPQLNDLHYYYNHLKYAQYWVVEIEGEVVGGVGIAPFNEPDNVCELQKLYLSEKTQGYGMGKKLMETALSFASKHYAKCYLETKQELKTACILYEKFGFNLLDKPLSGSEHSAMDAWYIKGLD from the coding sequence ATGATTATTCGAGAAATTAAAAAAGAGGACAACGCAAAAATTAAAGAAATAATACAAGATTCACTAAAAAAACTTGGGTTAGCAATTCCTGGCACAGCCTATTTTGACCCTCAACTCAATGACCTTCACTACTATTATAATCATTTAAAATATGCCCAATACTGGGTGGTGGAAATAGAGGGAGAAGTTGTTGGCGGTGTCGGTATAGCCCCATTTAACGAACCAGATAATGTCTGCGAATTACAAAAACTATACTTAAGTGAGAAAACACAAGGGTACGGTATGGGGAAGAAATTAATGGAAACTGCTTTGTCGTTCGCTTCTAAGCACTATGCAAAGTGTTACTTAGAAACAAAGCAAGAATTAAAAACAGCATGTATTTTGTACGAGAAATTTGGCTTTAATCTTTTGGATAAGCCATTATCAGGTTCTGAACATTCTGCGATGGATGCGTGGTATATAAAGGGATTGGATTGA
- a CDS encoding carbohydrate ABC transporter permease, translated as MVMICLFIILFVIIMIPFYAVALSSFKPGESLVRYGLNLSLDFEIMSFDNFIYLFTGQHDYFVWFWNSMILTIVQVVLTLFVSAFVAYGFAAYDFKGKNFLFICVLLIMMVPFEILLVPLYSLINDLGMVNSYSAIILPGIANAATIFFFRQYLRSIPKEIIQSGRVDGANEYAIYFRLIMPIMKPSFAAMAILNGMNSWNNLLWPFMVLGDQSKYTLPIGLKTLSTPYGNNYDLLIVGSFFSIIPIFILFIAFQKYFIDGMTAGAVKG; from the coding sequence ATGGTAATGATCTGTTTATTCATTATACTATTCGTTATAATTATGATCCCATTCTATGCAGTGGCCCTATCTTCCTTTAAACCCGGTGAATCATTAGTTAGGTATGGTCTTAACCTAAGTTTGGATTTTGAAATCATGAGTTTTGATAATTTCATCTATCTGTTTACTGGACAACATGATTATTTTGTGTGGTTTTGGAACAGTATGATTTTAACAATCGTTCAAGTGGTTTTAACGCTTTTTGTAAGCGCATTTGTTGCATATGGTTTTGCAGCATATGATTTTAAAGGTAAGAACTTCCTCTTTATATGTGTTTTGCTCATTATGATGGTGCCTTTCGAAATACTGCTGGTTCCTTTGTACAGCCTAATTAATGATTTGGGAATGGTGAATAGCTATTCGGCAATCATTCTGCCCGGTATAGCTAATGCCGCGACAATATTCTTCTTCAGGCAATATCTACGAAGCATACCCAAAGAGATTATTCAATCTGGGCGGGTTGATGGCGCAAACGAGTATGCGATTTATTTCAGACTAATTATGCCGATTATGAAACCATCCTTTGCAGCAATGGCCATTCTGAATGGTATGAATAGCTGGAATAATCTATTGTGGCCTTTCATGGTGCTCGGAGATCAGAGTAAATATACACTGCCCATCGGTTTGAAAACGCTGTCAACTCCTTATGGCAATAACTATGACCTATTGATCGTGGGCTCCTTCTTCTCCATCATTCCAATTTTCATACTATTTATTGCTTTCCAGAAATATTTCATAGACGGTATGACTGCAGGTGCTGTTAAAGGGTAG